Part of the Geodermatophilus obscurus DSM 43160 genome is shown below.
GCTGCCCACGGCGATCGGCATCCTCTCGGTGATCGCCAAGCTGCTGCAGGACAAGGAGCTGGTCGCGCCGGACTTCGACCCGCTGCGGCTGCGGGTGGGCGTCGCGCTGATGCTGATGCTGGCCTACGGGGCCAGCGTCGGCGGGCTGATCACCCCGGTGGGGACCCCGCCGAACCTGATCGGCCGCGGGCTGATCGAGGAGGCGACGGGGGAGCGGATCGGGTTCCTCAGCTGGATGCTCATGGCGCTGCCGATCTGCGCGCTGATGTTCGTGGCGCTGGCCGGCGTCCTGCTGCTGCTCAACCGGCCGGAGATCAAGCGCATCGAGGGCGTGCACGAGTACGTGCAGCAGGAGCGCGCCGAGCTCGGACCGGTCACGCGGGCGGAGAAGAACACGCTGGTCGCCTTCGGCGTCACCGTGGCGCTGTGGATCTTCCCCGGCATCATCGCGCTGACCGCCGGCACCGACTCGGCGCTCTACGAGACGGTCGGCGACCGGGTCAACGAGGGCATCGTCGCCGTCCTCGGGGCCTCGCTGCTGTTCCTGCTGCCCACGGACTGGAAGCGACGCGAGTTCACCCTGAACTGGTCGGACGCCGCGAAGATCGACTAGGGCACGATCCTGCTGTTCGGCACCGGCATCATCTTCGGCTCGCTGCTGGCCGAGACCGGCCTGGCCGAGACGATCGGCAACGGGTCGGCCGACCTGCTCGGCCTGACGAACACCTTCGCGATCACGATCTTCGCGGTGATCCTCGCGATCATCATCTCCGAGACGACGAGCAACACCGCGTCGGCGGCCGTCGTGGTGCCGATCATCATCCCGGTGGCCGTGGCGGCGGGGATCAACCCGTTCGTGCCCGCGCTGGCGGCGACCTTCGCGGCGTCCTTCGGCTTCATGCTGCCGGTGTCGACGCCGCAGAACGCGATCGTCTACGGCTCCGGGGTCGTGCCGATCACCAAGATGATCCGGTCGGGCATCTCCTTCGACGTCCTCGGCGCGCTCCTCATCGTGGTGATGCTGCCGGTGCTCATCGACCTCGTCCTGAACGTCGGCTGACAGCCGCGGGAGCATCCCAGCGAGCGAGGAGCGGACCGCGGCGCGGAAGCCGACTCATGGACGACGTCTGACCTCGGTCCTGGCCCGGGACAGGATCGCGGCGACCACCGCCGACTTCGCGTCGGCGTAGTGGTCCATGTCCGGCCACTCGCGCCCGGCCAGCGCCCGCTTCGTCGCGGCGTACAGGGCTCGGTCCTCGCGCGACCTACGGAGTCGGTCCCGCAGGTCGAGGAGGTCGGTGACCGCCGGGTCGTCGGGCTGGTGGACGTGCACGTGCACGTCCTTCTCGGGTGACCGGAACATGCGGTGTCCGGGCTCACGGACGCGCAGCACGAGTCCCGCGCTCTCGAGGGCCGGTGCGTAGGCGCCCTCGTCCTCGACGTCCGCGACGGTCAGCAGGACGTCGACGATCGGCTTGGCGGCGAGACCGGGGACGGCCGTGCTGCCGACGTGCTCGATGTCGAGCGCGCGACCGCCGAGCCTCGCCTCCAGCAGGTCCCGCACGGCCGAGAAGCGGACCGGCCACTCGGGGTCGGGGTCCTGCACCACGACGGTCACCGGCTCGCGCCCACCGATGAGCACCGAGTCCAGGTGCGCATCGCGCTCCTCGTCGGTCACGTCGCTCGACGTTGCCCCGTTCCCGGCCACCGGGCAACGGGGGTCCGTCGGCCGCCGTTCACCCGTCCGGGGGAGGCGGGTGGACAGCGCGTGTCACGATGGACGACGGCCCGGTGAGCGGGCCGGCCCACGGACGACGGGAGGTGCTGCGCGCGTGCCCAGTGAACCGCCCAGTACCGGCACCGGGGGCCGCACCGCCTGGTGAAGGACCCCGCTGCCCCCGCCGCTCGCGAGCTCGCGGCGGGACACTGCAGCGGGGCCACCAGGTCTGCGGACCTCCGACGAGTCCACCCGCTCCAGCGTCTCCCGGGAGTCCGCCGTGGTCGACCGCCGTCGTGCGTCCCTCACCGCCCTGTCCACCCTCGCCCGCCGCCCGCGGCCCGAGCTCACGCTCGCGCCCCCACCGGCTGCCGCCCCGGCCTCCGCGGCGCCGGACCGGCCCGCGCTCATCGTCGACAACGCCGTCTACTCGTCGGGACGACGGGTGGCGACCCCGGACAGCGTCGCCGAGAGCCACGAGTGGTTGGTCGAGGACCCCGAGCGCCTGGTGTGGCTGGGCCTCTACCGGCCCGAGCCCGCCGAGCTCGGTGAGCTGGCCGAGCAGTACGACCTGCCCGAGCTGGCGGTCGAGGACGCGATCAAGGCCCACCAGCGGCCGAAGTTCGAGCGCTACGGCAGCACGCTGTTCGTCGTCCTCAAGGCCGCGCGCTACCTCGACGCGGCCGAGGAGGTGGAGTTCGGCGAGCTGCACCTGTTCCTCGGCCGGAACTTCGCCATCACCGTGCGGCACAGCGAGTCCCCGGACCTCTCCCGGGTGCGACGCCGGCTGGAGAGCGAGCCGGCGCTGCTGGAGAAGGGCAGCGAGGCGGTGCTGTACGCGATCCTCGACGCCGTCGTCGACGGGTACTCGCCGGTGGTCGCGGGCCTGGCCAACGACATCGAGCAGATCGAGACCGAGGTCTTCCGCGGCGACCCCGGCGTCTCGCGGCGCATCTACGAGCTGTCGCAGGAGGTGCTGGAGTTCCAGCGCGCCGCCCGGCCGCTGACCGGCATCCTCGCCGCGATCACCGCGGGGTTCGACAAGTACGGCGTCGACGAGGAGCTGCGCAGCTACCTGCGGGACGTCGCCGACCACGTCGTCCAGGTCATCGAGCGGGTCGAGGGGTTCCGGCTGCAGCTGCGCGACATCCTCACCGTGAACTCGACCCTGGTCGCGCAGCGGCAGAACGAGGAGATCCGCGAGCTCACCGAGGCCTCGATCGCGCAGGGCGAGGAGGTCAAGAAGATCTCCGCCTGGGCGGCCATCCTGTTCGCGCCGACGCTGGTCGGCACCGTGTACGGGATGAACTTCGAGGACATGCCGGAGCTGTCGTGGCAGCTGGGCTACCCGTTCGCGCTGGTGCTGATGGTGGGGGTCAGCCTGGCGCTGTACGCCGTCTTCAAGCGCCGCGGCTGGATCTGAGGGAGGACCCCCTCGCCCCCACCGTGGAAGGACCCCGTCCTCCTCACCCCTCGCACGTTCGGGGCGAGCCTCGGGACGGGGCCAGCGGCGGGAAGCCGCAGCCGGGCCGGGGTGGCGCGGGAACAACCCGTCGGCGGGTGCCGTTAGGCTGTCTGCACAACTACACAGGGGGTGAATGGTCTCGACTGCGGTCGGATGACCAGGGGAAGCGAGCCGAGGAAGCCGACGATGAGCTCGTTAACCACGCGTCGGAAACAACACAAGCGCCGACTCCAGTCAGCGCGAGTTCGCCCTCGCTGCCTAAGTAGCGAGGCGACTCTGTCAGCCCGGGTTCGTCATCGGCCCGGATCCTGGCATCAGCTAGATGACTGACCGTGCGTGCCGGTCGCGGGCGCGCGCGGGACACCAAACAGCGACTGGGCCCGTCACACCGACTCGTTCGTGGGATCGGTGGGGTCGAGCAGAGACGGAGCGGACTGCGCTCGGAGAAGCCCTGGTGATGCGTCGTAGGACGCGGGTTCGATTCCCGCCACCTCCACCCTGGGTCTCGGCGGAGAGCCGGGACCCTGGTTGGCGAGAGCTGGCGCCCGCCGCTGTCTGCGGCGGGCGCCAGCGTGTGTTCTGGCGACGGTTCCTGGTCCGGGGTCCAGGCGATGTCGCCTCGAGACACCGCTGCGGCGACCAGGCGACTCCACCTCGACGTCTCCGTGCGGGTGGTCGGGTGCTGCACGGCCGGGTGCAGCTTCGACGGCGACCGAGCCATGGCGATCTCCAGTGACCCAACAGAGGGCCGGGCCCGGGCGGACATGCGCATCCGTGGCTAGGACGCTCCAGTGAGGAGCTCCTGACCCTGCGGGTCTGTCACGAGCGACGCATGGGGCTGAGCGTTGCTGTCGCCGCACGGCCGGCTCGTGGACCAGGAGTGTCTACGACGCGTGGACGTTCCCGATGGCAACCATCGATGTGCTGCCCCACCATGCAGGGGAGCAGGTGCTGTCTCCGTGTCGCGACCCCGCTGTGGAGGCCCCGTGTCGTTGTCGATCCTCGCCTTCCTCGTCTTGATCGCCGCCTTCGTGTGGGGCTCGGTCACGGCCGTCAATGCGGGGTTGATCGCGATCGTGGCGGCGTTCGTGGTGGGCACGCTGGTTGCCGGGTTGCCCGTGGAGGAAGTGATCGATCAGTTCCCGGCCAGCCTCTTCTTCATCCTCGCAGGGGCAACACTCCTGTTTGCGATGGTCAAGGCGACCGGCACGATCGACTTGCTGGCCCACTGGGCCGAACTGCTCGCTCGGGAGCGACGCCCCCTGATCCCGGTGGTCATGTTCCTGCTCACCGCGATCCTCGCGACAGCGGGGGCCTTCACGCCTGCAGCTGTGGCGATCGTCGCTCCGGTCGCCCTGAACCTGGGGGCGCGCTACGGCTTCAGCCGGCTGGCGATGGGCCTCGTGATCGTGCAGGGCGCGAATGCCGGCGCGTTCTCGCCCGTGAACCCGTTCGGCGTCGTCGCCAACCTCATGCTCCGTGAAGCAGGGGAGCCCGGCGGCTCACTCCACCTCTACCTCAACTGTCTGGTCTTCAACGCTGTGCTCGGGGCGCTGGCGTTCGTCGTCGTCCAGTCGCTGGCCGGCCGGCGCATCCCTCGGCCTGTGTCTGCTGGCAGCGGTACGCCTGGCGAGGAGCACGTCCATCCTGGTGACGATCCGACCGCTGCTGACGCTCGGTCCGGCGGCGGTGCCGGGCCGACGCAGACCACAGCGGTCGGTGGAGTCCCGAGTGGAGTGGCGAGTGTGAGCACGCAGAGCTCGGACGGGACGGCTGAGAGGGGGGACGTCGAGAAGGGTCGGCTCACCCCCATCCGGGCTCTGACCCTGGCGGCCCTCGCCGGACTCCTCGTGCTCACGCTCGGCTTCGACGTGGACGTCGGTGTCGCGGCCCTGGTCGTGTCCCTCCTGCTGCTCGCAGTGAAGCCCAGCCTGCAGAAGCCCGCCATCGACTCGATGCCCTGGTCGGCGATCCTCCTGGTGACCGGGATCGTCACCTACGTCGGGATGCTGGACGCGATCGGGGCCATCGATGACCTGCAGCAGGCCATCGAAGGCCTGGGTAGCGGGTCCGTCGCCGCGTTGGTCACCGGCTACGTCGTGGGGCTGGTGTCGGCCTTCGCCTCGACGACCGGGACCCTCGGTGCGATCACTCCCATCGTCGTCCCGCTCGCCGGGGATCCCACTCTCACCGCGGTCGGCGTCGTCACGGCGATTGGCATCTCCAGCTCCGTGGTGGATTCGAGCCCATTGTCGACCACGGGGGCCCTCCTCATGGCCAACGCCGAGGGCACGGAAGAGCGGGCGTTCTTCCGCGCTCTGCTCCTCTGGGCGATCCTCATGATCGCGGTCGTCCCGGCAGTGGCGTGGCTCGTGTTCGTGGTGCTCCTCTGACGGGAAGACCACAGCGACGGGTCCGTCGTGGACTCGGTCAGCAGCAGGGGAGTTGGGGGCAGACGTGAGCGACTACCGGATCGGCATGATCGTGCCGAGTTCGAACCTCACCATGGAAACGGAACTGCCGCGGATGCTGCGTGACCGCGAGCAAATCCTCCCGGGGGAGCGGTTCACCTTCCACTCCAGCCGGATGCGGATGAAGCACGTCACTCCCGAGGAGCTCGCTCGCATGAACGCGCAGACCGAGCGCGCCTCGGCGGAACTGGCGGACGCGCGTCCCGACGTCGTGGCGTCCGCGTGCCTCGTCGCGATCATGGCGCAAGGGCCGGGCTACCACTGTCACGCCGAGGCCCAGATCACCGGGGTCCTGCAGAACGAGGGACTGGACATCCCCGTCGTTTCCAGCGCCGGGGCGCTGCTCAGGGGGCTCGAGGCGATCGGTGCCCGGCGCATCGCCATGGTCACCCCGTACATGAAGCCTCTGACCGCGCTCGTCGCGGAGTACATCGAGGACGCCGGCGTAGAGGTCTGTGACGCCTTGAGCCTGGAGGTCTCCGACAACCTCGAGGTCGCCCGGCTGGACCCTGCAGGGCTGCGAAAACACTGGCGCCGTGTCGACGTGAGCAACGCCGATGCACTCGTGTTGTCGGCGTGCGTCCAGATGCCTTCGCTGTCCGCGATCCAGCCGGTCGAGGACGCCGCGGGCCTGCCCGTCCTGTCGGCAGCCACCGCGACCGTCTTCACGATACTCAGTGAGCTCGAACTCGAGCCCCGGGTCCCCGGGGCCGGACGACTCCTCAGCGGCGAGGTGAACATGGCTCCGGCGCCTCGGCCGACGCCCGAGCCGACCACCGCGGACGGGCCTCTCGCCCCCGACCTGCCCGAGCCCTACCCCGCCGCCGCGCAGTAGCTGTTGGCTCGAGTGCGGGAGCGGCTGTCGCACGGCCTCGAAGGCTCTCCTGCCCAGATCGGCCCAATCCCCGGCTGCCGCCCGTGACGGCGGCCGGGAATGGCTACCGGGACGTCCCCCGCTGATGCCCTGCTGGACCGCGGTGACGAGCACGACGAGTACCCCCGGTCCGCCACGGTGGGGACTCGGGCGCCCCTTCGGAAGGCTCCACCGGCATGCCCGCCCCCGATCGGCCGTTGGACTGGCGGGCCGACGCTGTCACCGCAGCCGGTAGGGACATGTGCTGCCTTGCGGTCGCGCGTGTGCGACTCCGCTGTGCCGCTTCCGTCATCCGTGGCCTGAGCTGGCCTTCTCCACTCGTCAGGATCCCCTCCCTGCCGGGAGTCCCGGTCAGCCGGCGGAGTGCTCCGCCGTCCGGAGGAGGGGGGAGACGGCGTCGGCCGGCGGACCGACGAGCTGGTGTCAGGGGGCGCACACCAGACGGGCGGCGTCCCCGGCCCCGATGACCACGGTGATCCGGTCGACGTCCCCGACCTCCGCGCCGCCGGTCACGCCCAGCGCGTCGGCGAGCGCCGTCGCCGCCGCGCTGGGGCCGTCCGGGTACAGGACGGCCGAGGTCGCGTCCTGGGTGGCGGTGACGACGCCGACCGTGCCACCTGCCTCCACCACCCGGGCTCCGACGGCGGCCCGCGCGACGGGGTCCGCCGAGCCGTCGCGGATGTCGACCGTGCCGAGCGCCGCGACCGCCGGGGTGGTGCACCCGGGCGTCGTGACGGGCGGGGTCGTCGTCGGTTGGGTCGTCACGGTCGGAGGAGTGGCGACCGGTGGCGTCGTGGTCGGTGGGGTCGTCGTCGGTGGGGTCGTCACGGTCGGAGGAGTGGCGACCGGTGGCGTCGTGGTCGGTGGCGTCGTGGTCGGTGTCGTCGTCGGTGGGGTCGTCGGTGGGGTCGTCGTGGTGGGGGGAGTGGTGACCGGTGGCGTCGTCGGGGGTGGGGTGGTCGGCGGCGGTGTGGTGGTTGGCGGTGTCGTCGACGGCGGTGTGGTGGTGTTCGGCGGGGACGTGGTGACCGTTGGCGGCGTGGTGACCGGCGAGGACGTCGACGGCGAGGACGTCGACGGCGAGGACTTCGACGGTGAGGCAGACGACGGCGCGGCGGGCGACGGCGGGCTCGCGGCCGGCTGCACAGCGGGCGGAGGTCCCGGGTTCGCCGGCGGCTCCGACGGCGGGGGCACCACGTCGGTCGGCACGGTCGGTGGCGGCGTCCCGGCGTACCGGGCGGCGAGGGTCAGGACCGTCGCCACATAGGCGTCGGAGTGGTTGTAGGCCAGGACGGCGCGCCGCTGCCCGGCCACGGCGGTGAGGTCCCCACCGGCGGCGCACAGGTACCGGGCCGTGGCGCGAGCGGCGTCGTGGATGTCGAAGGGGTCGCTGCTGCTGTCGCCGTCCCCGTCGCTGGCGTAGCGCGCCCAGGTGGACGGGATGAACTGCATCGGACCGACGGCGCGG
Proteins encoded:
- a CDS encoding SLC13 family permease, yielding MSLSILAFLVLIAAFVWGSVTAVNAGLIAIVAAFVVGTLVAGLPVEEVIDQFPASLFFILAGATLLFAMVKATGTIDLLAHWAELLARERRPLIPVVMFLLTAILATAGAFTPAAVAIVAPVALNLGARYGFSRLAMGLVIVQGANAGAFSPVNPFGVVANLMLREAGEPGGSLHLYLNCLVFNAVLGALAFVVVQSLAGRRIPRPVSAGSGTPGEEHVHPGDDPTAADARSGGGAGPTQTTAVGGVPSGVASVSTQSSDGTAERGDVEKGRLTPIRALTLAALAGLLVLTLGFDVDVGVAALVVSLLLLAVKPSLQKPAIDSMPWSAILLVTGIVTYVGMLDAIGAIDDLQQAIEGLGSGSVAALVTGYVVGLVSAFASTTGTLGAITPIVVPLAGDPTLTAVGVVTAIGISSSVVDSSPLSTTGALLMANAEGTEERAFFRALLLWAILMIAVVPAVAWLVFVVLL
- a CDS encoding magnesium and cobalt transport protein CorA gives rise to the protein MVDRRRASLTALSTLARRPRPELTLAPPPAAAPASAAPDRPALIVDNAVYSSGRRVATPDSVAESHEWLVEDPERLVWLGLYRPEPAELGELAEQYDLPELAVEDAIKAHQRPKFERYGSTLFVVLKAARYLDAAEEVEFGELHLFLGRNFAITVRHSESPDLSRVRRRLESEPALLEKGSEAVLYAILDAVVDGYSPVVAGLANDIEQIETEVFRGDPGVSRRIYELSQEVLEFQRAARPLTGILAAITAGFDKYGVDEELRSYLRDVADHVVQVIERVEGFRLQLRDILTVNSTLVAQRQNEEIRELTEASIAQGEEVKKISAWAAILFAPTLVGTVYGMNFEDMPELSWQLGYPFALVLMVGVSLALYAVFKRRGWI
- a CDS encoding maleate cis-trans isomerase family protein, producing MSDYRIGMIVPSSNLTMETELPRMLRDREQILPGERFTFHSSRMRMKHVTPEELARMNAQTERASAELADARPDVVASACLVAIMAQGPGYHCHAEAQITGVLQNEGLDIPVVSSAGALLRGLEAIGARRIAMVTPYMKPLTALVAEYIEDAGVEVCDALSLEVSDNLEVARLDPAGLRKHWRRVDVSNADALVLSACVQMPSLSAIQPVEDAAGLPVLSAATATVFTILSELELEPRVPGAGRLLSGEVNMAPAPRPTPEPTTADGPLAPDLPEPYPAAAQ
- a CDS encoding LytR C-terminal domain-containing protein; this translates as MTTQPTTTPPVTTPGCTTPAVAALGTVDIRDGSADPVARAAVGARVVEAGGTVGVVTATQDATSAVLYPDGPSAAATALADALGVTGGAEVGDVDRITVVIGAGDAARLVCAP
- a CDS encoding GrpB family protein encodes the protein MTDEERDAHLDSVLIGGREPVTVVVQDPDPEWPVRFSAVRDLLEARLGGRALDIEHVGSTAVPGLAAKPIVDVLLTVADVEDEGAYAPALESAGLVLRVREPGHRMFRSPEKDVHVHVHQPDDPAVTDLLDLRDRLRRSREDRALYAATKRALAGREWPDMDHYADAKSAVVAAILSRARTEVRRRP